The region TATTGGGTAGCGAACTATTGTTGCTAGAAACGTTCTTACCCAGAGGATGTAGCGCTTTTTTATGGGTAATACTTCAGAAACTTAAGCTTTTCTTTCTTTTCCTCAGTATCCCATATTCAGGGATCTGATTCACTCCTCGTTCTAGTTGAGTCGCTGTTGACCCTTGGAGCGTTAATTTGTGGTTTCCTGGGTGAAATACATAGTCTGTATTTAGTCGCTCAACCACCGTCCCCGTTCGCGCAATGCCGCATAAATTTAGCTTGCTGGACCGTGTGTGGGTTGCTCCTAAACTGCTGCATCTGAAATTGTCTGCTCCCTTGAGTGGTATAAGCCAATATGCAATTTCAGAGATTAATTTGGTGGCGCTGACTCAGATGCAACTTACTTGAAGCAGTATCGATTGAGTTGGCTGACGAGCCGCGATGCTTGCTTGCCTAGCTGGCGGCGGCGCGGTTGGTTCTGTTGTTGTTGCGCAGTTTCAAGTTGTTGGAAAGTGCTGCTCAAGCGGGCTTGCAATGAGCGAAGTGACCGATCGGAAATGGGTAACGATCGAATATTACTGGCTTTCCGACGATAGAAACCCGGGCCCATATTTTTGCTACTAACCACCGTGGAGAAAATAACTCGGCACTGGCTGGATTTAGTATGAGCCGCAGGACGCTTGGCGAGTAAATATGGGGCGGTGATGAATGCTCCAGAGCCCAATGCGAGGGAAGCAACATAGAGACCGACCGACATTGGCACACACGAAATCTTCAACATGAACCCCTAATAGTTGGGTAAGGCTTTTACCAAGATAGCGAGGGACATATCGGAGCATCATCGGCATTCCCACCCATCCTAGTTTCCGTAGAATTATTTACTAAAGTTCATCCGAGGGATATCCCGGCTCCGCATGTTTTCGGGGGGAAGAAACGGGAAAAAGTATTCAGAATTACAACTTCTCTCCTTGCATCGCTCATAGTGAGGGGGATTGGTTGTTGTCTGTTGGGCTACGGAATTGCCGTGAAACTAAGTAGTTATGATCCAGGTGAGTTCTACGATGAGTTATTCCTAGCTCCGGGAAAACCCCGTCCTGAGGCGGTTGCTCTGTTTGACCAAATTAATTCGCTGTCTGCAGCCGATCTCGATCAACGCCAAGCAGCGGCCCAAGCCATGCTATTTAAGCTAGGCGTCACGTTTAATGTGTATAGCGATGATCAGGGGACAGAGCGTGTTTTCCCGTTTGATATTATTCCGCGGATTATTGCGGCATCGGAATGGGAGTATCTCGAACGCGGCCTCAAGCAGCGGATTCAGGCGTTAAACCTATTTCTGTCCGATATCTACGGGGAACAGAAAATCCTCAAAGATAATGTGATTCCGGCGGAGTTGATCTTCTCGGCCAGTGGATTTCTCAAGCCTTGTATTGGGATGAAGCCCCCTAAGGATATTTGGTGTCACATTACCGGCACTGACGTGGTGCGGGATGATCAAGGTGATTGGTATGTCCTCGAAGATAATCTCCGTTGTCCTTCGGGCGTATCCTATGTCTTGGAAAATCGCCGTGTGATGAAGGCGACGTTCCCGAAAATCTTCCAAAAAGCTTCGATTCAACCGATCGAAAAATATTGCAGTCGATTGTTAGAAACACTGCTCAATATTGCTCCAGAGCATTTACCTGATCCGACGGTGGCGGTGCTCACACCGGGAATGTATAACTCGGCGTACTTTGAGCATGCATTCCTGGCCCAGCAGATGGGTGTAGAGCTAGTGGAAGGGCGGGATTTAGTGGTCGCCGATGGCTATCTGCAAATGCGCACAACCAAGGGGTTGAAGCGGGTGGATGTGCTCTATCGCCGTATGGACGATGACTTTATTGATCCAACGGTGTTTCGGGAGGATTCCCGGTTAGGGATTCCCGGAATTGTTGATGTTTATCGAGAAGGTCGCCTTGGTTTGGCAAACGCCCTTGGTACCGGGGTCGCGGATGACAAGGTGATCTATTCCTTTGTGCCAGCGATGATCCGCTATTACCTCGATGAGGAGCCGATTCTGTCGAATGTGCCGACATATTTGTGTTGGGAGCCGAAGCAGCAGGAGCATGTTTTAGCAAATCTCGATAAGTTGGTGGTGAAAGCGGCGAACGAGTCGGGTGGCTATGGCATGTTGGTGGGGCCCCACGCCACACCTGAGGAGCGGGCCGATTTTGCGGAACGAATTAAGGCCTCGCCGCGCAACTATATTGCCCAGCCAACGTTGAATCTGTCTCGGGCGCCGACGATGATGGATGGCGAATGTGAAGGCTGTCATGTCGATTTGCGGCCTTATATTCTCTACGGGGAAGAGATTTTTGTGAATCCAGGGGGCTTAACCCGTGTTGCGTTGCGCCGTGGATCGTTAGTCGTGAATTCGTCCCAGGGGGGCGGGAGTAAAGATACTTGGGTGTTATCGAACTAAGCGCCTATTGAATTAAACTCCGATCTCACTGAGGGCTGATTCCCTAAATCATCACTCATGTGATTGTTTGATGTTTGTCTGTGTTGCTGTTGAGGTTGTCTAGACTATGCTAAGTCGTGTTGCCGAATCAATTTACTGGATGAATCGCTATATCGAGCGAGCGGAAAATATTGCCCGATTTATCGAAGTGAACCTCAATCTTTTGCTAGATGCCCCAGAGGGCTTGGACCAACAGTGGGAGCCGATTATTGCGACCACTGGAGATCGTGAATGGTTTGCTGAGCATTATGGTGAGGCGACAGAAGAAAATGTGATGTATTTTCTCAGCTTTGATAAAAAGTATCGTAGTTCGATTCTCTCCTGCGTGACCTCGGCACGAGAGAATGCGCGATCGATTCGCGAAATTATTTCTTCGGAAATGTGGGAAGAGTTAAATACATTTTACTTCATGGTCAAAGATGCAGCGGCGCGGGGGACGGAAGTTGACTGGGCGACATTCTTTGCAGAAGTAAAGCAGGCGAGTCATCTGTTTGATGGGTTGACTCATGCCACGATGTCCCACAATGAAGCCTGGAATTTTGGGCGGCTTGGGCGCTATATCGAACGGGCGGACAAAATTACGCGCATTTTAGATGTGAAATATTTCTTGCTGTTGCCTTCTCCGGGCTATGTGGGCAGCGCTTTAGATGAGTTGCAATGGACGGCGCTTCTACGATCAGCGAGTGCCTATGAAATGTATCGTAAATCCCATCGCCAGCACCGGCTTGACCCCCAAGCGATCGCCGGGTTTCTCCTACTTGATCGGCAATTTCCGCGATCGGCTTACTTTTGTATTCAAGAAGCTGAGCGATCGCTGTATGACATTATGGGCAATACTGTTGGTGCTTGGACTAACCCAGCAGAGCGCAATTTTAGTAAGCTCCGAACTGACTTGAACTATGTGGTGATCGAGGAAGTGATTGAAGATGGGTTGCATGAATTTCTAGCCCGGTTGCAGCAGCGCATTGACCAACTCGATGATCTGATTTTTGCCACCTTTTTTGAACTGGAAGCCGCCGCCTAATTCGATATCCCTTTGAAATTTGACTGTAACTGATTGTGCTGCCGGGGCGCCAGTCAGCTTATGTTGTGTTTCATGCTCAGCGCGACTGGCGCAATTCTAAATTATTTTCTATGCGCTATAAAATTTTCCACAGTACGACCTACAGCTATGATCGACCAGTTCAGCTCTTTCCACATATTGTTCGCTTAAGGCCACGATCGGATGGCTGGCAGACCTTACAGAAATTTGACATACAGATTACACCTGAGCCGATCACGATTACGCATTTGAATGATCTAGATGGCAATGTGCTGACCCATATGATGTTTGATCCGGATAGTCGGACGGAGTCGTTAGCGGTCGCGATTACATCACAGGTCGAGACGCATGTTGATAATCCATTTAGCTATCAGCTATTTCCTTGGGCGTTGCAACTACCGTTTGATTATCCGTCATCGTTACAGTCGCAGTTGCAGCCCTATTTGCGTTTAGGGCAACCGATCGATCCGAGTGCTTATGAGTTAGCCCAACGACTGTGGGGGGAAAGTGGTGGGACGATTCAGGACTTTTTGTTCCGACTGAATAACTTGATTTATCGGAGTTGTGCGCAGGTTGTGCGGGAGAGTGGGCAGCCTTGGCCACCGGGCTTAACTTGGTTGAAACAATCGGGTTCTTGTCGCGATTATACGGTGTTGTTTATGGAAGTTTGTCGGGCCATGGGATTGGCTTGTCGGTTTGTCAGTGGTTATCAAGAAGGCGATCCGGATATGACCGATCGCCATTTGCACGCCTGGCCGGAGGTCTATTTGCCAGGAGCCGGTTGGCGTGGCTATGACCCAACGCATGGGTTAGCAGTAGCGGATCAGCATATTGCCTTAGTGGCCAGTGTCGAACCAAAATATGCGGGACCGATCGAAGGCGGCGTCCGCTCGCCGGATGGTCCCGTCCAGTCGACATTGTCTTATAAGTTGCAACTCGATCGTTTACTGGATTAACTCAACGCGGATGAACGGTTGCGCCATAGCCGGCGGTTGGAGAACGGTTAACTGGAACTGGTCGTGTCGATTATTTGGTGGTGACGACGATTGCTGACTTTACGGCTTTTCCCTTTTTCTCGCGTGTGACAACGCTACCGTAGATGGTTTTATTATCGTGAAATATCGACGAGGAACTGCCGCCGTCTAAGTTCATGGCAGTTTCGGCCCCGATACTTTTCATATATCCGGCAAGTTCGGCAATTGTCATGCCGACATCGGGTTTAGTTTGTTCGACCATGACGAGGACAACTTGATTGTCTTTGGTGATGCCGATCGCGCTGCGGGCATTTGGGTTTTTGGTGCCGATCGCATCACGACCCATTTCGGGATCAATAAATGCTTCGCGCTGGGACTTGAGGTCGGGCAATAGCTGTGGTCCGCCGCCAATCGCGTCGATCACTTCACAGCCATCCGGTGCCGGTTTGGAATGTCGCTGAATGCCGTATTTCACGTTGCCGGCGCAGTTATACCGGCGGAATTCTGAACGATCGAAAATCTGCCGGAGATAGATTTTTAAGTTGGGATTTTTCGTCAGTTGCTCATTCTGTTTGGGGTCGGCAACGGTTTTTTTGTTCGTGACTACATAGGAAGTTGTCTTTTGGTTTTTGGGGTCGTAGAAGCCCCCATTAATTGCGGCGATCGCCTGACTCGATTGGGCAAATTGATCGATTGTTTTGAGCTGCTCGGCCACGACGGGTTTGACGACGTAATTGCCATTGGCAGGGATGGTAACAATATGCGCTAAGCTGCTACCCAGAATTTCGCTACGATAGCTGACACTATCGCTGGATGCGAGTGGTGTGGACGTGGCTTGGGGGCTTGGTGATGCTTGGCTACTGGGCGCTTGGCTCCCGCTGTTGCCGGTCGCGGGTGTCGCAGGGGGGCTGGCGATGGTTGAGTCATTGTTGCTGGGACCATTGCTGGGGGCATTGCTTGTTGGCAGCGTTGTGCCAGAACAGCCAACCAATAAAATTGGCAATAAACCAGTCAGTAATTGTCGATGCATCTTTGTGCCACCCATATTCTTCCAAGCGCTGATTGTAAGTTGTTCGGTCAATCACGGTCGATTGCTACCCCTTTTATTAGGCCGCGAAAAAATCGCCCTGAGGGCTAAAGCT is a window of Romeriopsis navalis LEGE 11480 DNA encoding:
- a CDS encoding circularly permuted type 2 ATP-grasp protein; the protein is MKLSSYDPGEFYDELFLAPGKPRPEAVALFDQINSLSAADLDQRQAAAQAMLFKLGVTFNVYSDDQGTERVFPFDIIPRIIAASEWEYLERGLKQRIQALNLFLSDIYGEQKILKDNVIPAELIFSASGFLKPCIGMKPPKDIWCHITGTDVVRDDQGDWYVLEDNLRCPSGVSYVLENRRVMKATFPKIFQKASIQPIEKYCSRLLETLLNIAPEHLPDPTVAVLTPGMYNSAYFEHAFLAQQMGVELVEGRDLVVADGYLQMRTTKGLKRVDVLYRRMDDDFIDPTVFREDSRLGIPGIVDVYREGRLGLANALGTGVADDKVIYSFVPAMIRYYLDEEPILSNVPTYLCWEPKQQEHVLANLDKLVVKAANESGGYGMLVGPHATPEERADFAERIKASPRNYIAQPTLNLSRAPTMMDGECEGCHVDLRPYILYGEEIFVNPGGLTRVALRRGSLVVNSSQGGGSKDTWVLSN
- a CDS encoding alpha-E domain-containing protein, which encodes MLSRVAESIYWMNRYIERAENIARFIEVNLNLLLDAPEGLDQQWEPIIATTGDREWFAEHYGEATEENVMYFLSFDKKYRSSILSCVTSARENARSIREIISSEMWEELNTFYFMVKDAAARGTEVDWATFFAEVKQASHLFDGLTHATMSHNEAWNFGRLGRYIERADKITRILDVKYFLLLPSPGYVGSALDELQWTALLRSASAYEMYRKSHRQHRLDPQAIAGFLLLDRQFPRSAYFCIQEAERSLYDIMGNTVGAWTNPAERNFSKLRTDLNYVVIEEVIEDGLHEFLARLQQRIDQLDDLIFATFFELEAAA
- a CDS encoding transglutaminase family protein, whose product is MRYKIFHSTTYSYDRPVQLFPHIVRLRPRSDGWQTLQKFDIQITPEPITITHLNDLDGNVLTHMMFDPDSRTESLAVAITSQVETHVDNPFSYQLFPWALQLPFDYPSSLQSQLQPYLRLGQPIDPSAYELAQRLWGESGGTIQDFLFRLNNLIYRSCAQVVRESGQPWPPGLTWLKQSGSCRDYTVLFMEVCRAMGLACRFVSGYQEGDPDMTDRHLHAWPEVYLPGAGWRGYDPTHGLAVADQHIALVASVEPKYAGPIEGGVRSPDGPVQSTLSYKLQLDRLLD
- a CDS encoding phosphodiester glycosidase family protein, which translates into the protein MHRQLLTGLLPILLVGCSGTTLPTSNAPSNGPSNNDSTIASPPATPATGNSGSQAPSSQASPSPQATSTPLASSDSVSYRSEILGSSLAHIVTIPANGNYVVKPVVAEQLKTIDQFAQSSQAIAAINGGFYDPKNQKTTSYVVTNKKTVADPKQNEQLTKNPNLKIYLRQIFDRSEFRRYNCAGNVKYGIQRHSKPAPDGCEVIDAIGGGPQLLPDLKSQREAFIDPEMGRDAIGTKNPNARSAIGITKDNQVVLVMVEQTKPDVGMTIAELAGYMKSIGAETAMNLDGGSSSSIFHDNKTIYGSVVTREKKGKAVKSAIVVTTK